Proteins co-encoded in one Cricetulus griseus strain 17A/GY chromosome 1 unlocalized genomic scaffold, alternate assembly CriGri-PICRH-1.0 chr1_1, whole genome shotgun sequence genomic window:
- the LOC107977271 gene encoding olfactory receptor 7E24-like has product MSMYILALLGNLLIILTVSSDSHLHTPMYLFLSNLSMVDIGFISTTVPRVIVDIQTHCTVISYVGCLTQMSLFIIFGCMDDMLLAVMAYDRFVAICHPLYYQVIMNPSRCGVLLLGCFLLSLVELLFHYVVALNFSNCEDYIEISNFFCGPSEVLKLVYFDTVTNSILRFTMGTLFGLLPISGIIFSYYKIVSSIMRSSSSSGKQKTFSTCGSHLSIVFLFYGTAIGVYFTSSLSYSPRSNAVASVMYTVVTPVLNPFIYSLRNKDIKTAFRKILSRAF; this is encoded by the coding sequence ATGTCCATGTACATCTTGGCCCTGTTGGGAAACCTGCTCATCATCCTGACAGTAAGCTCTgactcccatctccacacacccatgtacctCTTCCTCTCCAACCTGTCCATGGTTGACATTGGTTTCATCTCCACCACTGTTCCAAGGGTGATTGTGGACATCCAGACACACTGCACAGTCATCTCCTATGTGGGCTGCCTGACACAGATGTCACTGTTTATAATTTTTGGATGTATGGATGACATGCTTCTGGCTGTGATGGCATATGACAGGTTTGTGGCCATCTGCCACCCTCTGTATTACCAGGTCATTATGAATCCCAGTCGCTGTGGTGTCTTACTTCTAGGGTGTTTTCTCCTTAGCCTTGTGGAATTACTTTTTCACTATGTGGTAGCATTAAATTTTTCCAACTGTGAGGATTATATTGAAATTTCCAACTTCTTCTGTGGCCCTTCTGAAGTCCTTAAACTTGTCTATTTTGATACTGTTACCAATAGCATACTCAGATTCACTATGGGCACTCTCTTCGGGTTACTTCCTATTTCAGGAATCATTTTCTCTTACTATAAAATAGTTTCCTCCATCATGAGATCATCATCATCAAGCGGGAAGCAGAAAaccttctccacctgtgggtctcaTTTGTCTATTGTTTTCCTGTTTTATGGAACAGCAATAGGAGTGTACTTCACGTCCTCTCTGTCATATTCTCCAAGAAGTAATGCAGTGGCCTCAGTGATGTACACTGTGGTCACACCTGTGTTGAATCCcttcatctacagcctgaggaacaaggaCATTAAAACTGCCTTTAGGAAGATTCTTAGCAGAGCATTCTAA
- the LOC100762974 gene encoding olfactory receptor 7E24-like gives MRNATSVPEFHFIQLSEDPDLQPVLSGLFLSMYILALFGNLLIILTVSSDSHLHTPMYFFLTSLSMVDIGFISTTVPRVIMDIQTHCPVISYVGCLTQMSLYVFFACMDDMLLSVMAYDRFLAICHPLYYQVIMNPSSCGVLLLGCFLLSLVGLLMHDVAVLNFSNCEDIFEISNFFCGPSELLNLSCFDIFTNNIVRYCVGALFGLLPVSGIIFSYFKIVSSIMRSSSSSGKHKTFSTCGSHLSIVCLFYGTGLGVYFSSSLSLSPRRNAVASVMYTMVTPMLNPFIYSLRNKDIKTALRKILSRIF, from the coding sequence atgcgAAATGCAACATCTGTACCAGAATTCCACTTCATTCAACTCTCTGAGGATCCTGACCTACAGCCTGTTCTCTCTGGCCTATTCTTGTCCATGTACATCTTGGCCCTGTTTGGAAACCTGCTCATCATCCTGACAGTAAGCTCTgactcccatctccacacacccatgtacttcttcctcaccAGCCTGTCCATGGTTGATATTGGTTTCATCTCTACCACTGTTCCAAGGGTGATTATGGACATCCAAACTCACTGCCCAGTCATCTCGTATGTGGGCTGCCTGACACAGATGTCACTGTATGTATTTTTTGCATGTATGGATGACATGCTTCTGTCTGTGATGGCATATGACAGGTTTTTGGCCATCTGCCACCCTCTGTATTATCAGGTCATTATGAATCCCAGTAGCTGTGGTGTCTTACTTCTAGGGTGTTTTCTCCTTAGCCTTGTGGGCTTACTGATGCATGATGTGGCAGTATTAAATTTTTCCAACTGTGAGgatatttttgaaatttccaaCTTCTTCTGTGGTCCTTCTGAACTACTTAATCTTTCCTGTTTTGATATATTTACCAATAACATAGTCAGGTACTGTGTTGGTGCtctctttgggttacttcctgtttcaggaatcattttctcttactttaaaatAGTTTCCTCCATCATGCGATCATCATCTTCAAGTGGGAAACATAAAaccttctccacctgtgggtctcaTTTGTCCATTGTTTGCCTGTTTTATGGAACAGGATTAGGGGTGTACTTCAGCTCTTCTCTGTCACTTTCCCCAAGAAGAAATGCAGTGGCCTCAGTGATGTACACTATGGTCACACCTATGTTGAATCCcttcatctacagcctgaggaacaaggaCATTAAAACTGCCTTAAGAAAGATTCTGAGCAGAATATTTTAA